The following are encoded together in the Carassius auratus strain Wakin chromosome 34, ASM336829v1, whole genome shotgun sequence genome:
- the LOC113053141 gene encoding granzyme B-like, which produces FCVNKHHTCGGMLIREDYVLTAAHCLNRSVFSRKDHFEVVLGAHNITQKEKSQQRIPVKKYIRHPMFEQNNEMDYSYDIMLLKLKNKAKLSKYVKVQPLPEKNEKTTANVHCSIAGWGLKISNGNQPSDVMQEVSLILEENSICENKWQQYFNSERMICSVSDGKHAFCMGDSGSPLICNTKPQGIASYTINGDCTNESYPQVYVKISYFLPWIKKK; this is translated from the exons ttttgcgtcAACAAACATCACACATGTGGAGGGATGCTGATCAGAGAAGATTATGTACTGACAGCGGCCCACTGTTTGAA TCGTAGTGTCTTCTCTCGTAAAGATCACTTTGAGGTTGTTCTGGGAGCTCACAACATCACGCAGAAGGAGAAGAGCCAGCAGAGAATCCCAGTGAAGAAATACATCCGACATCCTATGTTTGAACAGAACAACGAAATGGACTACAGTTATGATATCATGTTACTAAAG TTGAAGAACAAAGCCAAACTGAGCAAATATGTGAAAGTTCAGCCTCTTCCTGAGAAGAATGAAAAAACAACAGCTAATGTTCATTGCTCCATTGCTGGTTGGGGGTTGAAAATCTCAAATGGAAACCAGCCATCAGATGTGATGCAGGAAGTCAGTCTCATATTGGAGGAGAACTCAATATGTGAAAACAAGTGGCAGCAGTACTTCAACTCTGAGAGAATGATCTGCAGTGTTTCAGATGGGAAACATGCTTTTTGTATG GGGGATTCAGGGAGTCCTCTTATCTGCAATACCAAACCACAAGGAATTGCTTCATATACCATTAATGGCGACTGTACAAATGAATCATATCCTCAAGTTTATGTTAAAATCTCCTACTTCCTCCCCtggattaaaaagaaa
- the LOC113053745 gene encoding granzyme B-like, whose amino-acid sequence MLLTVSLLISVFSLSGGLESGIVGGKEVKPHSRPYMASLQYRRQHTCGGMLISDDYVLTSAHCLDKSTNFLEVVLGAHNISQNEDSQQIIQVDKYIIHPKYENDALTYDIMLLKMKTKAVRNEFVDVIELPENNEGIPAHVECSIAGWGMKKPRGRASDVLWEVSLKLQFSFECKNKWKHHFNSEKMICSVSDGKRAFCQGDSGSPLFCDSELKGMAAYTYPNDCTNKKYPEVYMKISAFLPWIKQNIK is encoded by the exons ATGCTGCTCACCGTCTCTCTCCTGATTTCTGTCTTCTCTCTGTCTG GAGGGTTAGAGAGTGGTATTGTAGGTGGCAAAGAGGTTAAACCTCATTCCAGACCATACATGGCATCTCTTCAGTATAGAAGACAGCATACGtgtggagggatgctgataaGTGATGATTATGTGCTGACTTCGGCCCACTGTTTGGA CAAGTCCACCAACTTCTTAGAAGTTGTTCTGGGAGCTCACAATATTAGCCAGAACGAGGACAGCCAGCAGATTATCCAAGTAGACAAGTACATCATACATCCTAAGTATGAGAATGATGCCTTGACCTATGATATCATGTTACTAAAG ATGAAGACCAAAGCTGTGCGAAATGAGTTTGTGGATGTTATTGAGCTGCCTGAAAACAATGAGGGTATTCCTGCTCATGTGGAGTGCTCCATTGCTGGCTGGGGCATGAAAAAACCCAGAGGAAGAGCCTCAGATGTTCTGTGGGAAGTCAGCCTCAAACTACAGTTTAGCTTTGAATGCAAAAACAAGTGGAAACACCACTTCAACTCTGAGAAAATGATCTGTAGTGTCTCAGATGGGAAACGGGCGTTCTGTCAG GGTGATTCTGGCAGTCCTCTGTTTTGTGACTCTGAACTTAAAGGAATGGCTGCATACACATATCCTAATGACTGTACAAACAAGAAATACCCTGAAGTCTATATGAAAATATCTGCCTTCCTCCCGTggattaaacaaaacattaagtgA
- the LOC113053744 gene encoding granzyme F-like isoform X1, with amino-acid sequence MVHYSFLLLVISLAAGMESDIIGGKEAKPHSRPYMASIQINKHHTCGGMLIREDYVLTAAHCLNRSVFSRKDHFEVVLGAHNITQKEKSQQRIPVKKYIRHPMFEQNNEINYSYDIMLLKLKNKAKLSKYVKVQPLPKKNGKTPANVLCSIAGWGLKSPNGNQASDVMREVSLKLQFSTECKYKWMHYFSSERMICSVSDGKHGFCLGDSGSPLICNTKPQGIASYTINGDCSNKSYPQVYVKTSYFLPWIKKNIG; translated from the exons ATGGTTCATTATTCTTTTCTCCTCCTTGTCATCTCTTTGGCTG CTGGGATGGAAAGTGATATTATTGGAGGAAAAGAGGCTAAACCTCATTCCAGGCCATACATGGCATCTATTCAGATCAACAAACATCACACATGTGGAGGGATGCTGATCAGAGAAGATTATGTACTGACAGCGGCCCACTGTTTGAA CCGTAGTGTCTTCTCTCGTAAAGATCACTTTGAGGTTGTTCTGGGAGCTCACAACATCACGCAGAAGGAGAAGAGCCAGCAGAGAATCCCAGTGAAGAAATACATCCGACATCCTATGTTTGAACAGAACAACGAAATTAACTACAGTTATGATATCATGTTACTAAAG CTGAAGAACAAAGCCAAACTGAGCAAATATGTGAAAGTTCAGCCTCTTCCTAAGAAGAATGGAAAAACACCAGCTAATGTTCTTTGCTCCATTGCTGGTTGGGGGTTGAAAAGCCCAAATGGAAACCAGGCATCAGATGTGATGCGGGAAGTCAGTCTCAAACTGCAGTTCAGCACTGAATGTAAATACAAGTGGATGCATTACTTCAGCTCTGAGAGAATGATCTGCAGTGTTTCAGATGGGAAACATGGTTTTTGTttg GGGGATTCAGGGAGCCCTCTTATCTGCAATACCAAACCACAAGGAATTGCTTCATATACTATTAATGGCGACTGTTCAAATAAATCATATCCTCAAGTTTATGTAAAAACCTCCTACTTCCTCCCCTGGATTAAAAAGAACATTGGTTAa
- the LOC113053744 gene encoding granzyme G-like isoform X2 encodes MVHYSFLLLVISLAAGMESDIIGGKEAKPHSRPYMASIQINKHHTCGGMLIREDYVLTAAHCLNRSVFSRKDHFEVVLGAHNITQKEKSQQRIPVKKYIRHPMFEQNNEINYSYDIMLLKLKNKAKLSKYVKVQPLPKKNGKTPANVLCSIAGWGLKSPNGNQASDVMREVSLKLQFSTEWGFREPSYLQYQTTRNCFIYY; translated from the exons ATGGTTCATTATTCTTTTCTCCTCCTTGTCATCTCTTTGGCTG CTGGGATGGAAAGTGATATTATTGGAGGAAAAGAGGCTAAACCTCATTCCAGGCCATACATGGCATCTATTCAGATCAACAAACATCACACATGTGGAGGGATGCTGATCAGAGAAGATTATGTACTGACAGCGGCCCACTGTTTGAA CCGTAGTGTCTTCTCTCGTAAAGATCACTTTGAGGTTGTTCTGGGAGCTCACAACATCACGCAGAAGGAGAAGAGCCAGCAGAGAATCCCAGTGAAGAAATACATCCGACATCCTATGTTTGAACAGAACAACGAAATTAACTACAGTTATGATATCATGTTACTAAAG CTGAAGAACAAAGCCAAACTGAGCAAATATGTGAAAGTTCAGCCTCTTCCTAAGAAGAATGGAAAAACACCAGCTAATGTTCTTTGCTCCATTGCTGGTTGGGGGTTGAAAAGCCCAAATGGAAACCAGGCATCAGATGTGATGCGGGAAGTCAGTCTCAAACTGCAGTTCAGCACTGAAT GGGGATTCAGGGAGCCCTCTTATCTGCAATACCAAACCACAAGGAATTGCTTCATATACTATTAA